A window of Chryseobacterium shandongense genomic DNA:
GTTTCATTCACCTGAAAAGCACTAGTGTGGTTTGCAGAAAGATTTTCTGCGTAGGTTTGATTTGCCAGCAGGAAAATCATCGCAACCGGAATTAGTTTTTTAAAACTAAAAGAGTTAATTTTGTGATACATATCTTTAAGTAAAGTAATTACATGACGTTACATTGCTTAATAAAAAGCCGCTGTTGTTGCCGCAACAGTGGTTTTCATTTCTGCCCGTCGTTAGTTTTTATTTCGGGATACAAAGTAAAAACGTTTAACCTGAAAACATTTTAACATAATATTATCTTAAAATCAATAAAATATCAATTCGTACTGCCCTATTAAAGTACTAACGGATAATTTTCAGGAGTTTAACCGTTAATTTGCCTTTATTCATTCACGCAATCTTAAAAAACACTTAACATAATATATAACCTATCTTTACTAAGACTTCATAATTTCGCCTATGAAAATTAAAGCAATGAAAAAGGCAGTTTTAGCAGGATTATATGTGTTATCATTAAATCTATTCCAGTCACAATCAAGAAATCTTAATGATTTAAAAATAAATGAAGTTCAGGTAATCGGTTCGCATAATTCTTATAAAAAGGCGATTTTGCCGGAGGTTTACAACTATTTATCGCAAAAGGACTCATTGAATTTCCTACCGAGAATACAGTATGAACATATTCCTATTCCGCAACAGCTTGATCTTGGCTTGAGAAATCTCGAAATAGACGTTTACGCAGACAGCAAAGGTGGAAAATATGCGCATCCTAAAATTTTAGATCTGGTAAAAACATCTCAGCCTTTCGATCCTTCAGGTAAAATGAAAAAGCCCGGCTATAAAATGATTCATATTACGGATATTGATTATCAAACGCAATATTATACGCTGGAGGACTGCCTGAAAGACCTAAAAAAATGGTCAGATGCGCATCCTGATCATAATCCGGTTTTCATCACCCTGGAACCGAAAGACGGAAAAGCCAACCAGTTTGGTACAGAACCGGAGCATTATACTCCTGAACTTTTTAACGATCTGGATAATGAATTGAAAAAATATTTAGGAAAAAATAAAATCATTACACCGGATGATATCCGTGGTTCATATAAAACCTTAAATGAAGCGGTTTTACATAAAAACTGGCCGAAGGTGAAAGATGCGAAGGGCAAATTTCTGTTTGTACTTGATAACAATAGCGAAAACAGGGATCTCTATATGAAAGATCATCCTTCACTAAAAGGTAGAATGATTTTTACCAATTCCGAACCCGGAACTCCTGAATCTGCGGTGTTGTTTAGAAATGATCCCAATCCCGAAATTGCAGAGTTGGTAAAGCAAGGTTATATCATCAGAACCCGGGCAGATGCAGATACGATGGAAGCCCGTGAAGAAGATTATTCAAGATTTGAAAAGGCTAAGGAAAGCGGCGCACAGGTTATTACAACAGATTATTATCAGCCAAGCAAACTGTTTAAATCCAGCTATAAAATCAGTTTTGACAATAATTCTTATGAAAGAAAAAATCCCGTAAACACAAATTAGAACATTTTTACCATTAGATTTATATTGAAAAGGCTTTCAGATCTATGAAAGCCTTTTCTGTTTTTTTCGGTAAAGCATTTCCGTATGCGGAATATCATCTTCCAGGTATTTCTTACCGGTATCCTCAAAACCGAATTCTCCATAGAATTTCAACAAATAGTCCTGCGCGGAAATTCTTATTTCATCCGTACGAAAACGCGCTTCAATGGTCTCCATTGCATAAGCTATCAGCTGTTTTCCAAGATTTTTACCTCTTGCTTTTTCAGTGGTCAGTACTCTCCCGATCGAGGCTTCAGGATATTTTATGCCTTTATCAAAAATCCTGCAGTTGGCAAGGACTTCACCATCTTGTTCCGCCCAAATGTGAACCGCTTTCTGATCATAATCATCCAGATCAGGATAAGGACAATTCTGTTCTACCACAAAAATATTGATTCTTGCTTTGAGTACATTGTACAATTCCGGAACGGTAAATTCTTCAAAAGTTTTGATTTTCCAGATAATATTACTCATCGAAACTTACATTATTATTAGCCAGAAACTCGTTGGTTTTTTGTATAAAATCGAGAATTTCATCACAGCCTTCTTTTTTCTCCGCCGAGGTTACGTAGATCTCAGGAAGATCTTCCCATGTTTTGTGAAGCTCGGCTTTATAATCTTCAACATTTTTTATAGCTGCGTTCGGTTTCAGCTTATCCACTTTAGTAAAAACAATGGAAAAAGGCACACCGCTTTCACCGCACCACTGGATGAACTCCATATCGATGGTTTGTGGCTTATGACGAGAATCTACCAGAACAAAAAGATTAACGAGATTCTTTCTGTTAAGGATATAATTGGTAATAAGCTTTTCAAAATCTTTTCTGATCGACTTGGAAACTTTTGCATAACCATAGCCCGGCAAATCCGTAAGATACCAGCTTTCATTAACCAGAAAATGATTTATAAGCTGTGTCTTTCCGGGTGTCTGCGAAGTTTTAGCCAGATCCTTGTGGTTCATCATGGCGTTGATCAATGAAGATTTTCCCACGTTGGATCTTCCTATAAACGCATATTCCGGAATATTGGGTTCCGGGCAGTCCTGCCACTTACCACTACTCTTTACGAATGTTGCTGTTTTAATAACCATTTTGTTGAAATATTTTAGAAAAACAAACCATTAAGAAAGTTCTTAATGGCTTATTTATATTTTAATTTTTAAACTTTATTTTTTAACCAGCTATAGAGAATTTCATTGAATTCATCCGGCTTCTCCATCATAGCGGCATGTCCGCACTCATCAATCCAAAACAAATCCGAATTCGGGATGAATTTATGCATATCTTCCGCCACTTCGGGAGGAGTTACATTATCTTGTTTTCCCCATATCAGACATGTTGGTGTTAAGATTTTAGGAAGATCATGAAGCATATTGTGCTTGATGGCACTTCTCGCCAACATTACGGTTTTAATACCTTTCATTCTGTCATTAACAACCGAAAAAACCTCATCTACAAGGTCTTCTGTCGCAATGGCCGGGTTAAAAAAGACCTCCTCTGTTTTTTTTCTTATATAAGAACGGTCATTTTTTCTCGGAAAGCTATCCCCGAAAGTTCTTTCATATAAACCGGAGCTTCCTGTAAGAACCAGATTTTTAATCAGATCCGGTCTTGCCAGTGTTAAAATTAGCCCGATATGCCCTCCCATAGAATTTCCAACAATGGTTGCGGGTGCCTCTACATGAGTTTCTATAAACTTGGCGATATATTTGGCGATGGTTGTAAGGTTAGTATTAAGTACCGGCAAATCGTAGATTGGCAACTGGGGAACATATACCTTGAATCCCCTGTTTGAAAAAAAATCAACCATCTTATCGAAATTGCTCAACCCACCCATTAAACCGTGCAACAGCACCAATGGATGTCCTTCTCCCGCCTCAATGAAGGTATATTTCTTTTCTTTTTTTGTACTAAATATCATAAAATGCCTTAATAAAGCCTTGCAAAAATACAAATTAAACCTCAAAAATATTTTGATAAGCCTAATTTAAAATAAAAATAATATACCAAACTCTTTTTTTGAGATTTTTTTCTGAAACACTTATTATGGCTTGAATAATAAGTTATACTATCTCCAACACACCAGTTTATTAAACAACTGAAATTCAATCTATAATAAAACTTATCAACATTAAGGCAAAAAGTGGGAAAAAGTGGGAACTTTTGGAAATTATTATATAAATTTGTCCCAAATGAAAAATTTCATTGGAACATATGAGTGTAAAATTGACGACAAAGGCCGTTTAAAAGTTCCTTCATCTCTCATTAAACAGATGGAAAACTTCGACGATAAGGCTTTTGTAGTCAAAAGATCCGTGTTCCAAACCTGCCTGGAAGTTTATCCTATGAATGCATGGGATAAAGTAATGGGCAAAATTAATAAACTGAACAGATTTATTAAAAAGAATGCTGATTTCATTAGAATGTTTACGGCAGGTGTAAAAACAGTAGAACTGGATAATGCAGGAAGACTTCAGATCTCAAAAGATTTGATCACTTTCGCAAACCTCCAGAAAGACATTGTGATTACCAGCGCGGGAGAACTTTTCGAAATATGGGATAAAGAAGCTTATGAAAAAGTAATTTCCATTAACGAAGAAGACTTTGCAAACCTTGCCGAAGATGTGATGGGCGCTTTCGACGAAGAATAACGAAGCTGATTATTAATTAAAAAGCTAAAAAACACAACTTAAACATGTATCATAACCCCGTTTTGTTGAAGCAAAGTGTTGATGATTTGGTGACGAATCCAGACGGAACATACGTGGACTGTACCTTTGGCGGTGGTGGCCATTCAAAAGAAATATTGAGCCGCCTCTCGGATAAAGGAAAACTTTTCAGCTTTGATCAGGATCTCGATGCGCTTAAAAACACGATCGAGGATCCGAGATTCACATTAATCAATCAGAATTTCAGATTCCTGGAAAATTCCCTGCTGATGTATGGTGTTTCTCAGGTAGACGGTATTTTGGCGGATCTTGGAGTTTCTTCTCACCAGTTTGATGAAGCAGAAAGAGGCTTCTCCACAAGAAGCAATGCGCCATTGGATATGAGAATGAATGTAATGCAGAGCCTTGATGCCAAAAGAGTAATTAATGATTACGATGAAGAGCAGCTTGCTGACATATTTTATTATTACGGCGAACTGAGAGAAGCAAGAAAACTCGCAAGAGATATCGTGCATCACAGGAAAACCAAAAGCATAGATACAACGGAAGATCTGAAGAAACTTTTCAGTTACCTTCCGCCGAATAAAGTAAACAAATTCTATGCGCAGCTTTTCCAGGCGATCAGAATCGAAGTAAACCAGGAGCTGGAAGTCTTGAAAGAAATGCTGGTTCAGGCCTACAACATTTTAAAACCAGAAGGCCGACTGGTAGTTATCTCTTATCATTCGCTGGAAGACAGACTGGTAAAAAGATTTTTGAAAAACGGCATGTTTGAGGGTGAGCCCGAAAGAGATATTTACGGAAATTATAAAAAAGCATTCGAGCTCGTAAAGAGTAAAGCTATCATTCCCGACGACAAGGAAATTGAAGAAAACTCAAGAGCCAGAAGTGCTAAAATGAGAACAGGAATAAAAGTATAACTGTGAATATATGAATTGTGAATCGTCAATTTAATTTTTCGACCTGGAAAAAATTGACAATTGACAAAAAAGTGAATTCACTGTAAAACAGATTGACATTTAAAATTGGCAAAAAGAACAACATATCGTCCCCAGAAAAGACTCACTTTTATAGATATCATAAAAGGAAATTTCCTGAATAGGGATGAGATTAAAATACACTATCGGTATTTTCTTCTGTTGTTTGTGCTGATGATGGCCATGATCTACAGTAATCATCTCGTTAATAAGAAGATCAAAATTGTTAATGCCTTAAAGGAAGAAACAGAAGAATATAAATCGAGAAATGCTTATGCACAAAGTAAGCTGATTAAAGTAAAAATGGAATCGGAATTGGGGAAAGAGGTCGCCCGGGATTCTTTGATGACCCTGGAAAGCCACCCTCACAAATTGCTCATAAAACTTGACAGTACGGATGCAAAAACAAAATGAATACGATAACAAGCGTAAAAAAACGCTACGTTGGGGCTACCTCTTTGCAGTGGTAGCTTTGTGCGTGTTTGTCATGTTTTTAGCAAGGATTGTAATTCTTCAGAACACTAATGTTCAGGAGATTAAAGACGATTACATTAATAAAAATTACCGGGAAGCTACTCTTAAGGCTGCCCGTGGAAATCTTTTCGCCTCAGACGGATCTATTCTTGCCACTACCGTAATGCGGTATGATATTTATCTTGATTTTAAAACGATGAAGGATACAGTCTACACCAACAATATCGGTGCATTAACTGATTCCTTGAGCAAAATGTTCGGCAAACCAAGAGGGGAATTCAGGAAAAAATTTGACGAGCAAAGAAAAAAGAAAAACCAATATTATACTTTGGTAAAAGGCCTTGATTTTGATCAGTACGACCGAATCAGAAAATTTCCGATTTTCAAAAAAGGAAAAAATAAAGGTGGATTTATTGTAGACAGAAACTATAAAAGAGAATTGGCCACTTCCGAAATCGGTGCTGGAACCATCGGCATGGACAACGGAGAATTCAGTTCCGGGCTTGAAGGCGCTTTTTCAAAATATTTAAAAGGAACAGACGGCAAAAGGCTGGAGCAGAGAATCAACTCATCCCAGTGGAAACCAATTGATTACTGGAAGGTTCAAGAGCCGGTTGATGGTGAAGATGTTTACACTACCTTAGACCTTAGAATTCAGGATATTGCACACTCAGCTCTACAAAAACAGCTTGTCAATTTCGAGGCAAAACATGGAACCGTAATTGTCATGGAAGTGGAAACAGGGAAAGTCCGCGCCATGGTCAACCTAAGAAGAAATGACGACGGAGAATATATAGACTCCTATAATTATGCTTTAAAAGACAATATCGAGCCGGGATCCACTTTTAAAACTATTTCCCTTCTTGCTGCAATGGATGATGGATTTATTGATGAAAATACAACCGTCGATGTAGGAAACGGAATCTGGGTATATGCCAAACAAAGAATTTCGGATGGTCACGGCGGAGGTACCTATGACATTAGTGATGTACTGGCAAAATCCAGCAATGTGGGATCGGCCAAGCTTATTACAAAATACTACGCAGAAAAACCTCAGATTTTTCTGGACCATTTGAAGCGGTGGAAATTGTTTGATAAAATGGATATTGAACTTCCCGGAATTACAAAACCCAGAATTGTAACACCCGAAAGCAAAAGATGGAATGCCGCAACCTTAGCATCCATCGCCTACGGATATTCCACCAACATCAATCTGTTACAGTTGACAACGTTCTACAATGGAGTTGCTAACAACGGTAAAATGCTAAAGCCTTTATTCATCGATAAAATCATGAAAGATGGCAAGGTAATGTACAATGCCAAACCTGAAGTAATGGTGAGCAGAATGGCATCCGATAAAGCCATTAAAATGATGACACATGCTTTAACAAAAGCTGTGGAAAAAGGAACCGCCAAAAGTATTTTTACTCCGAATCTAAAAATGGCCGGAAAAACAGGAACCGCAAGATTTGAATACTGGCTTCCTGGCCCAATGAAATATCGCTCATCTTTTGCAGGCTTCTATCCGGCTGATAATCCGAAGTATACCTGTTACGTGATGATCAGTGAACCAAACACCTCAAAAGGATTTTACGGAGCAACGGTTGCCGCACCTGTGTTTAAAGAAATTGCAGGAAAAACATTCCTGAAAACACCACAAAATATTGAAAGAGAAATGCTGGTCGATAAAAAAGTAAACCTTAATAAAATGGTTGAACCTAATGTAAAAGTTGCCGTCAACCATAAACAAATGCCTAATGTAGTAGGACTGATCGGTAAAAATGTCATCCCACAGCTGGAAAATTTAGGATACCGTGTCGATTTTAAAGGCGTGGGAAGAATTAAAGAACAATTCCCGTTGGAAGGTACAACCATCAGTAAAAACCAGAGAATTTATTTATCTCTGCAAAATTAAAAGAAAAAAGTCCCGAAGGGACGATTTAAAACAGGATAGGATAAAATCCTATTAAATAGATATTAGAATATAAAGCATCAGATAAATGCAATTAATAGAATTATTAAAGAGAATCCCGGTTTTGGAAATTCATGGTGACGACCGCCGTGAAATTTCACAATTGGTTTTCGACAGCAGAAAGGTTACCGACAACTCTTTGTATATCGCAATGAGAGGAACGGTTGTGGATGGACATTCATTTATTGCATCTTCCGTTGAAAAAGGAGCAAACGCCATAGTTTGCGAAGAATTCCCTGAAAATACAGATGAAAATGTTACTTATATTAAAGTAAAAGATTCATCTAAAACTCTGGGACAGCTAGCTTCAAATTTTTACGGAAATCCTTCAGAAAAATTAAAATTAATAGGTGTTACAGGCACCAACGGAAAAACATCCGTTTCAACTCTTCTTTTTGATGTTTTCAAAAATTTAGGGTATGACTCTGCACTGCTTTCTACAGTTGAGATTAGAATTGCTGATCAGATCATTCCTGCGACTCATACGACGCCTGATGTAATTACCATCAATAAAATTTTAGCTCAGGCTGTTGAAGAAGGATGTGAATTTGCTTTCATGGAAGTAAGTTCTCACGGAATTGCCCAAAACAGGATTGAAGGACTTCATTTTAAAATTGCAGGATTTACGAATCTTACCCACGATCATTTGGATTATCATAAAACTTTTGATGAATATCTAAAAACAAAAAAGAGATTTTTTGATGGGCTTGATACTGAATCCGTTGCTATCACCAATATTGATGACAAAAACGGGAATGTCATGCTTCAGAATACAAAGGCTGTAAAAAAGTCTTATGCTTTGAAGACAATGGCAGACTATCATGGGAGATTACTGGAAGTTGATTTCAACGGAATGCTTTTAAATTTTAATGGAAAAGAATTCTGGACGACTTTAACAGGAAAGTTCAATGTCTATAATTTATTGCTTGTTTTTGGGATTGCTTCAGAACTTGGTTTTGAGCAGGAAGAAATTCTGCAGGCTATTAGTCAGCTGAAAAGAGTTTCCGGTAGGTTTGAAACATTCAAATCAGATGGCGGAATCATTTTTATTGTAGACTACGCCCACACTCCGGATGCATTGGAAAATATCCTGGACAGCATCAACGACATCAGGACAAAAAATGAAAGGCTAATTACTGTTTTCGGATGCGGAGGGGACAGAGATCATGCAAAGAGACCCGAAATGGGAAATATTGCCACCAAAAAGTCGACATTGGCAATCATCACTTCAGACAACCCCAGAACGGAAGATCCGGCATCGATTATCAAAGAAATTGAAGCAGGTGTTGAACCTCAGAATTTCAGCAAGTATACTTCCATTCCGGACAGAAAAGAAGCGATTAAAATGGCCATAAAATTTGCAGAACCAAAAGATATTGTGCTGGTAGCTGGAAAAGGGCACGAAACATATCAGGAAATTAATGGTGTGAAACATCATTTTGATGATAAAGAAACAATTAATGAGCTTTGGAAATTAATGAGCAAGTAAATATAAATGATTATTGATAAATGCTAATTGGTTTTATCATTCATCATTTATCATGTATTAAAATTTGACAAAATGCTATACTATTTATACGAATATTTAACCGACCACGACATCCATGTCCCCGGACTTGGATTGTTGAAGTACATCTCCTTCCGTGCAGGAATGGCGGTTCTTTTTTCTTTAACCATTGCTCTTATTTATGGAAAAAGAATCATCAACTATCTGAGAGCAAAACAGATGGGCGAACTGGTACGTGATCTTGGGCTAGATGGGCAAAAACAAAAAGAAGGTACCCCGACAATGGGAGGCCTTATTATCATTCTTGCTACCCTGATTCCTGTATTACTATTCACAAAAATCACGAATATTTATATTGTTCTTCTCATTGTTTCGGTTATCTGGATGGGAGCTATTGGCTTTCTGGATGATTATCTTAAAAAAATAAAAAAGAATAAAGATGGCCTGAGCGGTAAATTTAAAATCGTAGGACAAGTTGGATTAGGGCTAATTGTCGGGGTAACCATGTATTTCCACCCTGATATTACTGTTAAAAGAAAATATGCAGATGCCAAAGTAGTAAACCGCAACAACGTAGAGCAAAACTTCATGCCTACCGAAAAAATTGCCATTTCCACCGTGCCTTTTGCTAAAAATAACGAATTTGATTACAGCGGAATTCTCTTTTGGATGAATGATAAAGATGCTCACGAATGGGCATGGGTCGTTTTTATTCCTATTGTAATTTTCATTGTAACGGCCGTTTCAAATGGCGCCAATATTACCGATGGAATCGATGGGCTTGCCGCGGGAACCAGTACTGTTATTTTACTC
This region includes:
- a CDS encoding FtsL-like putative cell division protein; translated protein: MAKRTTYRPQKRLTFIDIIKGNFLNRDEIKIHYRYFLLLFVLMMAMIYSNHLVNKKIKIVNALKEETEEYKSRNAYAQSKLIKVKMESELGKEVARDSLMTLESHPHKLLIKLDSTDAKTK
- a CDS encoding UDP-N-acetylmuramoyl-L-alanyl-D-glutamate--2,6-diaminopimelate ligase gives rise to the protein MQLIELLKRIPVLEIHGDDRREISQLVFDSRKVTDNSLYIAMRGTVVDGHSFIASSVEKGANAIVCEEFPENTDENVTYIKVKDSSKTLGQLASNFYGNPSEKLKLIGVTGTNGKTSVSTLLFDVFKNLGYDSALLSTVEIRIADQIIPATHTTPDVITINKILAQAVEEGCEFAFMEVSSHGIAQNRIEGLHFKIAGFTNLTHDHLDYHKTFDEYLKTKKRFFDGLDTESVAITNIDDKNGNVMLQNTKAVKKSYALKTMADYHGRLLEVDFNGMLLNFNGKEFWTTLTGKFNVYNLLLVFGIASELGFEQEEILQAISQLKRVSGRFETFKSDGGIIFIVDYAHTPDALENILDSINDIRTKNERLITVFGCGGDRDHAKRPEMGNIATKKSTLAIITSDNPRTEDPASIIKEIEAGVEPQNFSKYTSIPDRKEAIKMAIKFAEPKDIVLVAGKGHETYQEINGVKHHFDDKETINELWKLMSK
- a CDS encoding alpha/beta fold hydrolase, producing the protein MIFSTKKEKKYTFIEAGEGHPLVLLHGLMGGLSNFDKMVDFFSNRGFKVYVPQLPIYDLPVLNTNLTTIAKYIAKFIETHVEAPATIVGNSMGGHIGLILTLARPDLIKNLVLTGSSGLYERTFGDSFPRKNDRSYIRKKTEEVFFNPAIATEDLVDEVFSVVNDRMKGIKTVMLARSAIKHNMLHDLPKILTPTCLIWGKQDNVTPPEVAEDMHKFIPNSDLFWIDECGHAAMMEKPDEFNEILYSWLKNKV
- a CDS encoding penicillin-binding transpeptidase domain-containing protein; the encoded protein is MQKQNEYDNKRKKTLRWGYLFAVVALCVFVMFLARIVILQNTNVQEIKDDYINKNYREATLKAARGNLFASDGSILATTVMRYDIYLDFKTMKDTVYTNNIGALTDSLSKMFGKPRGEFRKKFDEQRKKKNQYYTLVKGLDFDQYDRIRKFPIFKKGKNKGGFIVDRNYKRELATSEIGAGTIGMDNGEFSSGLEGAFSKYLKGTDGKRLEQRINSSQWKPIDYWKVQEPVDGEDVYTTLDLRIQDIAHSALQKQLVNFEAKHGTVIVMEVETGKVRAMVNLRRNDDGEYIDSYNYALKDNIEPGSTFKTISLLAAMDDGFIDENTTVDVGNGIWVYAKQRISDGHGGGTYDISDVLAKSSNVGSAKLITKYYAEKPQIFLDHLKRWKLFDKMDIELPGITKPRIVTPESKRWNAATLASIAYGYSTNINLLQLTTFYNGVANNGKMLKPLFIDKIMKDGKVMYNAKPEVMVSRMASDKAIKMMTHALTKAVEKGTAKSIFTPNLKMAGKTGTARFEYWLPGPMKYRSSFAGFYPADNPKYTCYVMISEPNTSKGFYGATVAAPVFKEIAGKTFLKTPQNIEREMLVDKKVNLNKMVEPNVKVAVNHKQMPNVVGLIGKNVIPQLENLGYRVDFKGVGRIKEQFPLEGTTISKNQRIYLSLQN
- the yihA gene encoding ribosome biogenesis GTP-binding protein YihA/YsxC; amino-acid sequence: MVIKTATFVKSSGKWQDCPEPNIPEYAFIGRSNVGKSSLINAMMNHKDLAKTSQTPGKTQLINHFLVNESWYLTDLPGYGYAKVSKSIRKDFEKLITNYILNRKNLVNLFVLVDSRHKPQTIDMEFIQWCGESGVPFSIVFTKVDKLKPNAAIKNVEDYKAELHKTWEDLPEIYVTSAEKKEGCDEILDFIQKTNEFLANNNVSFDE
- the mraZ gene encoding division/cell wall cluster transcriptional repressor MraZ — protein: MKNFIGTYECKIDDKGRLKVPSSLIKQMENFDDKAFVVKRSVFQTCLEVYPMNAWDKVMGKINKLNRFIKKNADFIRMFTAGVKTVELDNAGRLQISKDLITFANLQKDIVITSAGELFEIWDKEAYEKVISINEEDFANLAEDVMGAFDEE
- the rsmH gene encoding 16S rRNA (cytosine(1402)-N(4))-methyltransferase RsmH — translated: MYHNPVLLKQSVDDLVTNPDGTYVDCTFGGGGHSKEILSRLSDKGKLFSFDQDLDALKNTIEDPRFTLINQNFRFLENSLLMYGVSQVDGILADLGVSSHQFDEAERGFSTRSNAPLDMRMNVMQSLDAKRVINDYDEEQLADIFYYYGELREARKLARDIVHHRKTKSIDTTEDLKKLFSYLPPNKVNKFYAQLFQAIRIEVNQELEVLKEMLVQAYNILKPEGRLVVISYHSLEDRLVKRFLKNGMFEGEPERDIYGNYKKAFELVKSKAIIPDDKEIEENSRARSAKMRTGIKV
- a CDS encoding phosphatidylinositol-specific phospholipase C1-like protein translates to MKKAVLAGLYVLSLNLFQSQSRNLNDLKINEVQVIGSHNSYKKAILPEVYNYLSQKDSLNFLPRIQYEHIPIPQQLDLGLRNLEIDVYADSKGGKYAHPKILDLVKTSQPFDPSGKMKKPGYKMIHITDIDYQTQYYTLEDCLKDLKKWSDAHPDHNPVFITLEPKDGKANQFGTEPEHYTPELFNDLDNELKKYLGKNKIITPDDIRGSYKTLNEAVLHKNWPKVKDAKGKFLFVLDNNSENRDLYMKDHPSLKGRMIFTNSEPGTPESAVLFRNDPNPEIAELVKQGYIIRTRADADTMEAREEDYSRFEKAKESGAQVITTDYYQPSKLFKSSYKISFDNNSYERKNPVNTN
- the mraY gene encoding phospho-N-acetylmuramoyl-pentapeptide-transferase, producing MLYYLYEYLTDHDIHVPGLGLLKYISFRAGMAVLFSLTIALIYGKRIINYLRAKQMGELVRDLGLDGQKQKEGTPTMGGLIIILATLIPVLLFTKITNIYIVLLIVSVIWMGAIGFLDDYLKKIKKNKDGLSGKFKIVGQVGLGLIVGVTMYFHPDITVKRKYADAKVVNRNNVEQNFMPTEKIAISTVPFAKNNEFDYSGILFWMNDKDAHEWAWVVFIPIVIFIVTAVSNGANITDGIDGLAAGTSTVILLTLGLFAYLSGNIIFADYLNIMFLPNMGETTIFVVAMVGAVIGFFWYNTYPAQVFMGDTGSLMLGGVIAVLAIILRKELMIPVLCGIFLIENISVMLQVVVFKYRKRKYGLEYAQNNRLFRMSPLHHHYQKGGFHESKIVNRMIIIGVMLAIVCLITLKMR
- a CDS encoding GNAT family N-acetyltransferase yields the protein MSNIIWKIKTFEEFTVPELYNVLKARINIFVVEQNCPYPDLDDYDQKAVHIWAEQDGEVLANCRIFDKGIKYPEASIGRVLTTEKARGKNLGKQLIAYAMETIEARFRTDEIRISAQDYLLKFYGEFGFEDTGKKYLEDDIPHTEMLYRKKQKRLS